The Agarilytica rhodophyticola genome has a window encoding:
- a CDS encoding S8 family serine peptidase, whose amino-acid sequence MRSFSAPFQGGDLESGLPTGNSSGSNSDGSDKDADPNDSIIDKAKQDTKNLGNIIFEPSYRQLSDVDIFNYSGSLYSEFSRYPKTMPVVYREALRKGTSQLRDGLGAVYVASSGNGYLPGDEYCSKYSLATQNGNEVLLPCQIIAHLQGQLSPYTISVGAHNSEGIITYYSTPGSSTCLTAPSNNRLGSRENPVEMFPGILASDIQG is encoded by the coding sequence TTGCGTTCATTTTCTGCTCCATTTCAAGGGGGGGATCTGGAATCAGGTTTACCCACCGGGAATTCTTCTGGATCCAATTCCGATGGGTCTGATAAAGATGCAGATCCTAACGATTCTATTATTGATAAGGCTAAACAAGATACTAAAAATTTAGGTAATATTATTTTCGAACCCAGCTATCGGCAGTTATCAGATGTCGATATATTTAACTATAGTGGTAGCTTATATTCGGAGTTTTCTCGTTACCCTAAAACCATGCCGGTAGTTTATCGTGAAGCCCTTCGCAAGGGTACCAGTCAGCTCAGGGATGGGCTTGGGGCAGTATATGTAGCGTCTTCCGGCAATGGTTATTTGCCTGGTGATGAGTACTGTTCTAAATATTCACTTGCCACGCAAAACGGAAATGAAGTTTTGTTGCCTTGCCAAATTATAGCCCACCTGCAAGGCCAGTTGTCACCTTATACGATTAGTGTTGGAGCCCATAACTCTGAGGGCATTATTACCTATTACTCCACACCAGGAAGCTCAACATGCTTAACGGCGCCATCAAACAACAGACTTGGCAGTCGTGAAAATCCTGTTGAAATGTTTCCTGGTATCCTAGCAAGTGATATTCAAGGGTGA
- a CDS encoding sulfatase-like hydrolase/transferase produces MFLFNKFYVKNINTLIRFTTFLYIALGSSFSVAGSSQLPNIVVLFSDDAGYADFGFQGSKVMQTPNLDKLASQGIKFNQAYVSDPTCGPSRAGMMTGRYQQRFGYEENNVPGYMSEVSALRGAQMGLPLSESTMGDYMKVIGYKTGFIGKWHLGGTDELHPMNRGFDRFYGFRGGDRSYFAYEENDPERSLQTFFDKKLEDGLGNFKEHDGYLTDVFADKAIDFIKNNKSTPFFLFVSFNAVHTPIEAKVEDLKRFPSLSGVRKNVAAMTLALDRASGRIIDKLTELNLESNTIVVFTNDNGGPTDKNASNNYPLSGTKSNHLEGGIRVPFIMKWPAKIKSNTQYNYPISTLDLLPTFYAAAKGKGKLSGIDGVDLLPYISSSNSGRPHETLFWKKENRAAIRDKDWKLIRFPDRPAELYNLAKDIAEQENLAAQYPDKVKKLFKKLFKWELTLERPRWMLKRQFEKSDLDRMDKYRKPPLQD; encoded by the coding sequence ATGTTTTTATTTAATAAATTTTACGTTAAAAATATAAACACTCTTATTCGTTTTACCACATTTCTATATATAGCACTGGGGAGCTCGTTTAGTGTTGCCGGTAGTTCTCAATTGCCTAATATTGTTGTATTGTTTTCTGATGATGCAGGCTACGCTGATTTCGGCTTCCAAGGTAGTAAGGTTATGCAAACCCCGAACTTAGATAAACTTGCCAGTCAAGGCATTAAGTTTAACCAAGCATATGTTTCTGATCCTACTTGCGGCCCTTCGAGAGCTGGAATGATGACAGGACGTTATCAACAGCGATTTGGTTATGAAGAAAATAATGTCCCTGGTTATATGAGTGAGGTCTCTGCGTTAAGGGGGGCGCAGATGGGCTTGCCTCTTTCCGAATCCACTATGGGGGATTATATGAAAGTGATAGGGTATAAAACGGGATTTATTGGTAAGTGGCACCTAGGAGGCACGGATGAACTGCACCCAATGAATAGAGGCTTTGATCGCTTCTATGGTTTTCGTGGTGGTGATCGAAGCTATTTCGCATATGAAGAGAATGACCCTGAGCGTAGTTTACAAACATTCTTTGATAAAAAATTAGAAGATGGTCTAGGTAATTTTAAGGAACATGATGGATACTTAACTGATGTGTTCGCAGATAAGGCGATCGATTTTATAAAAAATAATAAAAGTACGCCATTCTTTTTATTTGTATCCTTTAATGCTGTGCATACACCTATAGAAGCTAAAGTAGAAGACTTAAAGCGTTTTCCCAGTCTGTCTGGAGTGCGTAAAAATGTCGCTGCCATGACTTTAGCTTTGGATCGGGCAAGCGGTAGAATTATTGATAAGCTTACAGAATTGAACTTAGAAAGTAATACGATTGTCGTATTCACCAATGATAATGGCGGCCCAACCGATAAAAATGCGTCAAATAATTATCCACTGAGTGGAACTAAGTCTAATCATTTGGAGGGTGGCATTCGAGTTCCATTTATAATGAAGTGGCCAGCCAAAATTAAAAGTAATACACAATACAACTATCCTATTAGCACCCTTGACTTATTGCCTACATTTTACGCTGCTGCCAAAGGGAAGGGGAAACTTTCGGGTATCGATGGTGTCGATTTACTGCCATATATCTCTAGCTCTAACTCCGGTAGGCCTCATGAAACATTATTTTGGAAAAAAGAAAACCGTGCAGCCATCCGTGATAAAGACTGGAAACTTATTCGTTTTCCCGATCGACCAGCAGAATTATACAATTTAGCCAAAGATATTGCTGAACAAGAGAATCTTGCTGCTCAATATCCCGATAAAGTGAAAAAACTGTTTAAAAAGTTATTCAAGTGGGAACTAACATTAGAACGGCCTCGTTGGATGCTCAAAAGACAGTTTGAAAAATCGGATTTGGATCGAATGGACAAATATAGAAAACCTCCTTTACAGGATTAA
- a CDS encoding sulfatase-like hydrolase/transferase encodes MVKNFFSISLLLLIFFCSQLSWADSRKKNDINVAEINSPRPNIIIILADDLGYADVGFNGAKDIITPNLDALAEGGVSFSQAYVAHPFCGPSRAALMTGRYPHKMGAQFNLPTRGSFVGVPTTEEFISKALQKTGYFTGAIGKWHLGEASEYHPNKRGFDEFFGFLGGGHNYFPTEFEKTYNKQIKQGIRNIDHYVLPLEYNGKPVRETQYITDALSREAVKFVKKAADKNNPFFLYLAYNAPHVPLQAKEEDMRQFPDIEDTKRKTYAGMVYAVDRGVGDIINTLKAVKKLDNTLIIFLSDNGGKLSEGGDNSPLKEGKGSVHEGGFRTPMLMHWPEYLEKPQRFEHPVLALDLYPTLVGLAGAELSKDKKLDGKDIWSDLINGVNPHKDELIYTLRHRKGLSDAAVRRNEWKAVKTGTKPWQLYNINEDIGETIDLSRKHKVRLKDMILEMEKWTWNNAQPLWFHKSEEGADWRKDGMPRFDETFRIK; translated from the coding sequence ATGGTAAAAAATTTTTTTTCTATCTCGTTGTTACTTTTAATTTTTTTTTGTTCACAGTTAAGCTGGGCCGATAGTAGAAAAAAAAATGATATCAACGTAGCCGAAATTAACTCGCCTAGACCCAATATCATTATTATTCTGGCGGATGATCTAGGTTATGCAGATGTAGGTTTTAATGGCGCAAAAGATATAATAACACCTAATCTAGATGCATTGGCTGAAGGGGGAGTGTCATTTTCACAAGCATATGTCGCGCATCCTTTCTGCGGCCCCAGTCGAGCCGCTCTTATGACTGGTCGTTACCCACATAAAATGGGTGCTCAATTTAACCTCCCGACAAGAGGTTCTTTCGTTGGCGTCCCGACAACAGAAGAGTTTATTAGTAAAGCGCTACAAAAAACGGGCTATTTTACCGGTGCCATTGGTAAGTGGCATTTAGGAGAGGCGTCTGAATACCATCCTAATAAACGGGGTTTTGATGAATTTTTTGGCTTCTTAGGTGGTGGCCATAACTATTTTCCTACAGAATTTGAAAAAACCTATAACAAGCAGATAAAGCAAGGAATACGTAATATTGATCACTATGTTCTACCACTAGAGTATAATGGAAAGCCGGTTCGTGAAACTCAATATATAACGGATGCTCTCTCTAGAGAAGCAGTAAAATTTGTAAAAAAAGCCGCAGACAAAAATAATCCATTCTTCTTATATCTTGCATACAATGCACCCCATGTACCTTTACAAGCTAAAGAAGAAGATATGAGGCAATTTCCCGATATTGAAGATACCAAACGCAAAACATATGCGGGTATGGTTTATGCTGTGGATCGCGGTGTTGGCGATATTATCAATACACTCAAAGCAGTTAAAAAGCTCGATAATACACTGATTATTTTTCTCAGTGACAATGGCGGTAAGTTATCTGAGGGAGGTGATAACTCCCCCTTAAAAGAAGGTAAGGGTAGTGTACATGAGGGCGGTTTTCGTACACCGATGTTGATGCACTGGCCTGAGTACCTTGAAAAACCTCAGCGCTTTGAGCATCCGGTGTTAGCATTAGATCTCTATCCTACATTAGTAGGTCTTGCCGGAGCGGAGCTATCAAAAGATAAAAAGTTAGATGGAAAAGATATTTGGTCGGATCTTATAAATGGGGTGAATCCTCATAAAGATGAGTTAATTTATACTTTAAGACACCGTAAAGGTTTAAGCGATGCAGCTGTTCGGCGCAATGAATGGAAAGCCGTTAAGACAGGCACTAAGCCTTGGCAACTGTACAATATTAACGAGGATATCGGTGAAACCATCGACTTAAGTAGAAAACACAAAGTGCGCTTAAAAGACATGATCTTAGAAATGGAAAAATGGACGTGGAACAACGCACAGCCGCTGTGGTTTCACAAATCGGAGGAGGGAGCTGATTGGCGAAAGGATGGCATGCCTCGTTTTGATGAAACATTTCGTATTAAATAA
- a CDS encoding helix-turn-helix domain-containing protein, giving the protein MSEIIVDLDVMMAKRKLRLNELSDIVGISIQNLSILKNGKAKAIRFSTLIAICEALECQPGDILRLE; this is encoded by the coding sequence ATGAGCGAAATTATTGTGGATCTTGATGTAATGATGGCCAAGCGGAAATTAAGGCTCAATGAGCTTTCTGATATAGTTGGTATAAGTATCCAAAACCTCTCAATTTTGAAAAATGGCAAAGCTAAGGCTATTAGGTTTTCAACCCTTATCGCTATTTGTGAAGCTCTTGAATGTCAGCCGGGTGACATTCTAAGACTTGAGTAG
- a CDS encoding DUF4340 domain-containing protein produces the protein MSNSSFKIIIFSLIFAFFLIGCDQLKEGPIEKTIYLLPQLHGKDIHSIELKAKEGHSLLVRKKNQWWLSDPTNFPADSSVIGAFLQNLKDAELGKKLDINAADYKIINVDDSSGLKVKINYDKNKSIKLVFGRIDIPRNSDQNTIAGVAMIARRYIRIIDKTDSVYLAPISLIDLSSSPSLWANDNFIRIPSFKRVIIKDNDKEIYDISRDYMYGPLLYNNKNEKLAANTFSCFEDFLKGGQFMGLAQHNEALSPGDTHHRYHLYIYDFLGLEYAFQFGIPILPTDSERSRQAMQANFIHDGLANKKVPFTMHLKIKNEKPKLDSTARTLREYNIEISKKITNRLIYLNHENYVCLSKFINKGIAG, from the coding sequence ATGAGTAATAGCTCCTTTAAAATTATCATATTCAGTTTAATATTTGCGTTTTTTTTAATAGGCTGCGACCAGCTAAAAGAAGGCCCCATAGAAAAAACGATATATTTACTTCCACAATTACATGGTAAAGATATACATTCAATCGAACTTAAAGCAAAAGAAGGGCATTCTCTTTTGGTAAGAAAAAAAAACCAATGGTGGTTATCAGACCCTACAAATTTTCCAGCAGATTCCAGTGTCATTGGAGCGTTTCTGCAAAACTTAAAAGATGCAGAATTAGGAAAAAAACTAGACATAAACGCAGCAGACTATAAGATCATTAACGTAGATGATTCTAGCGGCCTGAAGGTCAAAATCAATTACGATAAAAACAAAAGTATTAAACTTGTATTCGGAAGAATAGATATCCCTAGAAATAGTGATCAAAATACTATAGCAGGCGTCGCGATGATTGCTCGCCGATACATACGAATCATCGACAAAACAGACAGCGTTTACCTTGCGCCTATTTCTCTTATTGATCTATCTTCGTCACCTTCTCTTTGGGCGAACGACAATTTTATTCGTATCCCCTCATTTAAAAGAGTAATAATCAAAGATAATGACAAAGAAATCTACGATATTAGCAGAGACTATATGTATGGCCCATTATTATACAACAATAAAAATGAAAAATTGGCAGCCAATACTTTTTCCTGTTTTGAAGATTTTCTTAAAGGTGGTCAATTCATGGGGCTAGCGCAGCACAACGAGGCACTTTCACCTGGAGATACACACCACCGTTATCACTTATATATCTACGATTTTCTCGGTTTAGAATACGCATTTCAGTTTGGTATACCAATACTGCCTACTGATAGTGAAAGAAGTCGGCAAGCGATGCAAGCCAACTTTATTCATGATGGTTTAGCGAATAAAAAAGTTCCATTTACAATGCATTTAAAGATAAAAAATGAAAAACCCAAATTAGACTCTACTGCGAGAACACTTAGAGAATACAATATAGAGATTTCAAAAAAAATCACTAATCGTTTGATTTATTTAAACCATGAAAATTATGTGTGCTTATCAAAATTTATAAACAAAGGAATAGCGGGATGA
- a CDS encoding proprotein convertase P-domain-containing protein, translated as MIFKGEYYEAIPGWVTNAAGFNYQYRYGFGGLNVDGAMLIADDIQSGRDAFGIALSQSQFQETQWVTATIDSSSENIPDNSIEGASSHLTILQSQNLIIEGVQVSLNATGTRLSDLSVELYSPSGTKSILWSARSQAPANTFDPLPKFVTSPSADLTILDRDKRTIFLGDLGEIERPEFSSSSWHSIDGEQSLPGFVLLTNQFYGEDSAGTWTLRIVDTATGEQSYETIEFDDNFMPKFDDNGNPIVKTITVSNPENRILQGWALKIFGHKPVNE; from the coding sequence GTGATATTCAAGGGTGAATATTATGAGGCTATACCTGGCTGGGTGACCAATGCTGCTGGTTTTAATTATCAATATAGATATGGATTTGGGGGACTAAATGTTGATGGGGCAATGTTAATTGCAGACGACATCCAATCTGGACGAGATGCTTTCGGTATTGCCTTGAGTCAATCACAATTTCAAGAAACCCAATGGGTGACTGCTACAATTGATTCGAGTTCTGAAAATATTCCGGATAACTCCATCGAAGGTGCTTCTAGTCATCTCACGATATTACAATCCCAAAATCTAATTATCGAAGGGGTACAAGTATCTCTTAATGCGACGGGCACTAGATTATCGGATCTGTCTGTCGAATTATACTCGCCTTCCGGTACCAAAAGTATATTATGGAGTGCACGAAGCCAGGCACCTGCTAATACATTCGATCCTCTCCCCAAATTTGTTACCTCTCCATCAGCTGATTTGACTATCCTTGATAGAGATAAACGTACTATTTTCCTAGGAGACCTCGGCGAGATTGAACGACCTGAGTTTAGCAGCTCCTCCTGGCATTCAATAGATGGTGAGCAATCTTTACCGGGGTTTGTGTTGTTGACTAATCAATTCTATGGTGAGGATAGTGCTGGTACATGGACTCTTCGTATTGTTGATACAGCAACGGGCGAGCAATCTTATGAAACGATAGAATTCGATGATAATTTTATGCCTAAGTTCGACGATAATGGAAATCCAATTGTAAAAACCATTACAGTTTCGAATCCTGAAAATCGTATTTTGCAAGGGTGGGCATTAAAGATTTTTGGACATAAACCTGTAAATGAGTAA
- a CDS encoding sulfatase-like hydrolase/transferase, with the protein MMLIVVLSLQLTISHASSLSQDRKSQTKEISKSNVLILMFDDMRFDTFSYRGGPVHTPNIDSLASQGVRFDNAMTTTGLCSPSRAAMFTGRWGHKTGMDDNVGLYHSKVDELDLSEGGLIKRASDKGYLVGYIGKWHLGPQGTALRGAELTWGKPEHIGKRHQRQWTPYEKVGKINSYKQGKRDNLGEKHEYYETLAGTYDDTHTAHTVEEGKKMLRRAATDKRSFFGVISFEQPHPPYRVPEPYASMFDPQKVKLPNNHVIKRVNKPMSQDTAWWPWHDVSHMTEDDWRKSRTYYYGAIAMIDHAVGEILQTAKKVGLYDNLSIILVGDQGSMLGEHNLYDKGPYAYDELMRMPLIIRHPNITPKVIKRQVSMLDIAPTIAQWMALPADGDIDGHSLVPLMKRGDSAEQGKPDTAMYAYEWYNGSWFGIRAIRTPEMKFVWNPGDSRDELYDLQKDPYEIDNVINNEKYQNRRHQMIELLRQELARVADPSLEKFEHHAKLYKN; encoded by the coding sequence ATGATGCTAATTGTAGTTCTGTCATTACAACTTACGATTAGCCATGCTTCAAGCTTGTCACAAGACAGGAAGTCACAAACGAAGGAAATAAGTAAGTCAAATGTTCTTATTTTGATGTTTGACGATATGCGCTTTGATACATTTTCTTATCGTGGTGGGCCTGTTCATACGCCTAATATTGATAGCTTAGCCTCTCAAGGCGTGCGCTTTGATAACGCTATGACAACCACTGGTTTGTGTTCGCCTTCTCGAGCGGCTATGTTTACTGGAAGATGGGGTCATAAAACAGGAATGGATGATAATGTAGGGCTTTACCATTCTAAAGTTGATGAATTGGATTTATCTGAAGGTGGTTTGATAAAGAGAGCATCGGATAAAGGATATTTAGTCGGCTATATTGGTAAGTGGCACCTTGGCCCCCAAGGTACTGCGCTGCGTGGTGCAGAGTTAACATGGGGGAAACCAGAGCATATAGGCAAGCGACACCAACGACAGTGGACTCCCTATGAAAAGGTAGGCAAGATTAATTCTTACAAACAAGGTAAGCGTGATAACCTGGGTGAAAAGCATGAGTATTATGAAACCCTAGCAGGAACATATGATGATACTCATACGGCGCATACGGTGGAAGAAGGAAAAAAAATGCTGCGTCGAGCTGCCACGGATAAACGATCTTTTTTTGGGGTTATTAGCTTTGAGCAGCCTCATCCTCCTTATCGGGTGCCGGAGCCTTATGCCAGCATGTTCGATCCTCAAAAAGTAAAACTACCAAACAATCATGTTATTAAACGTGTTAACAAGCCCATGTCACAAGATACGGCATGGTGGCCCTGGCATGATGTGAGTCATATGACTGAGGACGATTGGCGCAAGTCGCGGACTTACTACTATGGTGCAATTGCAATGATTGATCATGCCGTGGGAGAAATTTTACAAACAGCAAAAAAAGTAGGGCTGTATGATAACCTCAGTATCATATTGGTTGGTGATCAAGGCAGTATGTTGGGGGAGCATAATTTATATGATAAGGGCCCTTATGCGTACGATGAGCTAATGCGCATGCCCCTCATTATTCGTCACCCTAATATCACTCCGAAGGTCATCAAACGTCAGGTATCGATGTTGGATATTGCTCCAACAATTGCGCAATGGATGGCGCTTCCCGCCGACGGTGATATCGATGGTCATTCTTTAGTGCCTCTTATGAAAAGAGGTGATAGTGCAGAACAAGGAAAGCCAGATACCGCGATGTATGCTTATGAATGGTACAATGGTAGTTGGTTTGGTATACGAGCGATTCGCACGCCAGAAATGAAATTTGTATGGAATCCTGGAGATAGTAGAGATGAATTATACGATTTACAAAAAGATCCTTACGAAATTGATAACGTGATCAATAATGAAAAATATCAAAATCGTCGTCATCAGATGATTGAGCTGCTCAGGCAAGAATTAGCGCGAGTAGCCGACCCATCATTAGAAAAGTTTGAGCATCATGCCAAGCTTTATAAAAATTGA
- a CDS encoding ABC transporter ATP-binding protein produces MIEVNDIHKRYSNHHVLKGINFTAPKGHVTGLVGQNGAGKSTAIRIIAGFEDSDSGSVVINGKKMHINAVETKSMVGYAPENAPSYREHTVHEYLSFIANIRGLSKVDKKSELERAIDAFSLEKVLSQLIGTLSKGYRHRVSLAQCLLGDPPVIILDEPTDGLDPIQKIAARQMILKLAQSKVILLTTHLLEEVDMLCSRVVAIRQGKIVYQGSTDEVIKTTTAEDLIHLRLEKCETKYFESVLRDLPGLVSLEHNNSENDTHIKIRLSKSDINRDISNEISLALQAYNLRIIELYREKPKLENIFHEY; encoded by the coding sequence ATGATAGAAGTAAATGACATTCACAAAAGATACAGTAACCATCATGTTCTTAAAGGTATAAATTTTACAGCACCAAAAGGACATGTCACCGGTTTAGTCGGGCAAAACGGCGCCGGAAAATCTACTGCCATACGTATAATAGCGGGATTCGAAGACTCAGATTCGGGTTCTGTTGTTATCAATGGAAAGAAAATGCACATAAATGCTGTTGAAACTAAAAGTATGGTGGGATACGCACCTGAAAATGCACCTTCTTATCGAGAGCACACGGTACATGAATACTTATCGTTTATTGCAAATATACGTGGCCTTTCGAAGGTAGATAAAAAAAGCGAATTAGAACGTGCCATAGACGCTTTTTCATTGGAAAAAGTGCTAAGCCAACTCATCGGAACATTGTCTAAAGGGTACCGTCATCGAGTATCTTTGGCACAGTGCCTTTTAGGTGATCCACCTGTCATAATACTCGATGAGCCTACCGATGGATTAGACCCTATCCAAAAAATAGCAGCACGCCAAATGATTTTGAAATTAGCACAATCAAAAGTGATACTGCTAACAACACATTTACTGGAAGAAGTGGACATGCTATGTAGTAGAGTTGTTGCAATTCGTCAAGGAAAAATTGTATATCAAGGTAGCACTGACGAGGTTATAAAGACCACGACAGCTGAAGATCTTATTCATTTGCGACTAGAGAAATGTGAGACCAAGTATTTTGAATCAGTTTTGAGAGACCTACCAGGACTAGTGTCGTTAGAGCATAATAACAGCGAAAATGATACACACATAAAAATAAGACTCTCTAAAAGCGATATTAATAGAGATATTTCAAATGAAATATCTCTAGCCTTACAAGCTTATAATTTGAGAATTATTGAATTATACCGAGAAAAACCAAAATTAGAGAACATATTTCATGAGTATTAA
- a CDS encoding Gldg family protein, producing the protein MHPLVPLIRREIHSWLYSSVFYTYIILFSFFSLAAMFLLSGFLERNEAELTDSFFGWHPWIFAMLAPVIGMRSWSEESQCGIFEVLGTQPIRISHVVIAKTLSAFIVIILSLVFTFPAVITVLILGSPDTGIIVSGYIGSILCGCSFVAISQAICAYMRVSIGTFICSIAVCLILVICGIDDVANIILKTFPNFVWVTEMLSGLSILTKYLPFSQGRLEPAALFGFFIIIIISMGITLRALLVQRSCNKKNSFIKKSRRYGVPIYILLISYILLSTGFNFIPGYIDLTEDKKFTLPREVSKKIEKLRRPVTIRLFSTKNHPKFGFNFARYEKRIRETLIQLKKKSQGKIDFEILDPNQDQEAARIAAIDDVQSYSDENSKPFIFSVVVESLDKRRVFNSISPQREKYFLSDLIQAIIDLDNPHEKNISILSPLTSRSDAAGFSKWSGLTGLDPSYKLREFDINDPFNASNIVILFHNNELDSSTNKYLEQYLLFGGNIIVLTDPYSYMVSSFAGAGSESIQSSSIPDFVKKRGIELVKDQTIYDDLLKTKRASDSGSASDFSFLSVGASQLHSGHPITAGFDLIQLLYAGALKLKPTAGLKTTVLASSSKQAQTLDIDYALQPQSIIVEQAMGEAFNIEAGYPLIVLQESEDTQDSGRLVVVSDIDWLYNIIAGIKKEDGRLNSQNANIGLMRNIIDYLYGDPSLKDLRVMSLSQRPLHKWGEMRQAISKLYLRPIAKISGKIIKLEKELGRIIQARKPNSDQINRNSKVEKKIEKYRREIRLLNIELITLRSEREQDIRKQLTIIKWINIITVPLIIFFIAMTILAIRYKDTRSGDHE; encoded by the coding sequence ATGCACCCTTTAGTTCCTCTGATACGAAGAGAAATACACAGCTGGCTATATAGTTCTGTTTTTTATACATATATCATACTGTTTTCTTTTTTTTCTTTAGCAGCTATGTTTTTACTTAGCGGTTTTTTAGAACGCAACGAAGCTGAGTTAACCGATTCTTTTTTCGGGTGGCATCCATGGATATTTGCCATGCTTGCACCTGTTATCGGAATGCGTAGTTGGTCTGAAGAAAGTCAGTGTGGAATATTTGAAGTATTAGGAACACAACCCATTAGAATCAGTCATGTTGTCATTGCAAAGACATTAAGTGCTTTTATAGTTATAATTTTATCACTTGTTTTTACATTCCCAGCAGTTATCACGGTATTAATACTGGGCAGTCCAGACACCGGCATTATAGTTTCCGGCTATATTGGAAGTATTCTTTGCGGTTGCTCCTTCGTTGCTATTAGTCAAGCAATATGCGCATACATGCGTGTTTCCATTGGGACTTTCATCTGCTCGATTGCGGTCTGTCTTATTTTAGTAATATGTGGCATCGATGATGTTGCTAATATCATTCTCAAAACATTTCCAAATTTTGTTTGGGTAACCGAGATGTTATCGGGCTTATCTATTCTTACAAAATACTTACCATTCTCTCAAGGCCGCCTTGAGCCAGCAGCCCTCTTTGGTTTTTTCATTATTATAATTATATCAATGGGTATTACCCTAAGAGCTCTTTTAGTCCAGCGTAGCTGTAATAAAAAAAATTCATTTATAAAGAAGTCCCGTAGATATGGTGTTCCTATATATATCTTATTGATCAGTTATATACTTTTATCCACAGGTTTCAACTTTATCCCCGGTTATATCGATCTTACGGAAGATAAAAAATTCACTTTACCAAGGGAAGTTAGTAAAAAAATCGAAAAGCTTAGAAGACCAGTAACAATAAGACTATTCTCCACGAAAAACCATCCTAAGTTTGGTTTCAATTTTGCTCGTTATGAGAAGCGAATAAGAGAAACACTTATACAGCTCAAGAAAAAATCACAAGGAAAAATTGATTTTGAAATATTAGACCCAAACCAGGACCAAGAGGCTGCGCGCATTGCTGCTATCGATGATGTACAAAGTTATAGCGATGAAAATAGCAAACCCTTTATATTTTCTGTCGTTGTAGAAAGTTTGGATAAAAGAAGAGTTTTTAATTCAATCAGCCCTCAAAGGGAAAAATATTTTTTATCTGACTTAATACAAGCAATAATAGATTTGGATAATCCCCATGAAAAAAACATTAGTATATTGTCACCACTTACTAGTAGATCAGATGCAGCAGGATTTTCAAAATGGTCTGGTTTAACAGGATTAGACCCAAGTTATAAACTTAGAGAATTTGATATTAATGATCCTTTTAATGCATCAAATATAGTAATACTCTTTCATAATAATGAATTAGATTCTTCCACTAACAAGTATTTAGAGCAATATTTATTATTTGGCGGCAATATCATTGTATTAACAGACCCATATTCATATATGGTCTCATCATTTGCAGGAGCAGGATCTGAGTCGATTCAGTCGTCTTCAATTCCAGATTTTGTAAAAAAAAGAGGTATAGAACTTGTAAAAGACCAAACTATCTATGATGATCTACTTAAAACTAAAAGAGCGAGTGATTCAGGTAGTGCTTCCGATTTTAGTTTTCTAAGTGTAGGTGCTTCACAATTGCATTCAGGGCACCCCATCACCGCAGGCTTCGATTTGATTCAACTACTATATGCAGGTGCGCTTAAACTAAAGCCAACTGCAGGCTTAAAAACTACAGTGCTAGCAAGTAGCTCAAAACAAGCCCAAACTTTGGACATAGATTATGCGCTGCAGCCTCAAAGCATTATTGTAGAGCAAGCCATGGGCGAAGCTTTTAATATAGAAGCTGGGTATCCTCTTATAGTGCTGCAGGAAAGTGAAGATACTCAAGACAGTGGTCGGCTAGTTGTTGTATCTGACATCGATTGGCTCTATAACATAATAGCGGGCATCAAAAAAGAGGATGGTAGACTTAACTCACAGAACGCCAATATTGGCTTAATGCGAAACATTATAGATTATTTATATGGCGACCCGTCACTAAAGGATTTACGAGTAATGAGTCTAAGTCAACGTCCTTTGCATAAATGGGGTGAAATGCGACAGGCAATCTCAAAGTTATACTTACGGCCAATAGCAAAAATTTCGGGCAAAATTATTAAGTTAGAAAAGGAGTTAGGACGAATAATACAAGCTAGAAAGCCAAACTCTGACCAGATAAATCGCAATTCAAAAGTTGAAAAAAAAATCGAAAAATACAGAAGAGAAATTCGCCTACTTAATATTGAACTTATAACACTAAGAAGTGAACGAGAGCAAGACATAAGGAAGCAACTTACCATAATAAAATGGATAAATATCATTACAGTGCCGCTTATAATATTTTTCATAGCAATGACAATTTTAGCAATAAGATATAAAGATACTAGGAGTGGAGACCATGAGTAA